In Flavobacterium gelatinilyticum, a genomic segment contains:
- a CDS encoding FixH family protein — MKFNWGTGVVIAFGLFMTFILYFVFEVQSNSKYDNDLVVEEYYKHDTHFQEEMARIQNAQDLQHKPSIKYTDNGVAVTFPAGFESDKIKGNIQLYRPSNKKFDFNTQIALTNSELIIPQKKLIKGRWDVNMEWQYEGKKYLTKEVIYVN; from the coding sequence ATGAAATTTAATTGGGGTACAGGAGTTGTCATTGCATTTGGATTGTTTATGACGTTTATTTTATATTTTGTTTTCGAAGTACAATCAAATAGTAAGTACGATAATGATTTGGTTGTCGAAGAATATTACAAACATGATACGCATTTTCAGGAAGAAATGGCGAGAATTCAAAACGCACAGGATTTGCAGCATAAACCTTCTATTAAATACACTGACAATGGCGTGGCAGTAACTTTTCCTGCCGGATTTGAAAGTGATAAAATAAAAGGAAATATTCAGTTATACAGACCTTCAAACAAAAAGTTTGATTTTAATACTCAAATAGCCTTAACTAATTCTGAATTGATCATTCCTCAGAAAAAATTGATAAAAGGCCGTTGGGATGTTAATATGGAATGGCAGTACGAAGGTAAAAAGTATTTAACTAAAGAAGTTATCTACGTAAATTAA
- a CDS encoding sulfite exporter TauE/SafE family protein, with translation MLFSAFFLGLITSLHCVGMCGPIAMMLPVDHQNEAKKVTQIITYHLGRLMAYSTIGLIFGLLGRGFFLAGMQQKMSIFIGIAMILIVLIPEKVFAQYNFSKPVYRIISKIKSNLGSQFKKKSYKSLFTIGLLNGFLPCGMVYVALFGAIAMQSAGFGILYMLLYGLGTIPLMTVVVYIHSLLKLPFRNKIQKAIPYVAVIIGILFILRGLGLGIPYLSPSSMSLFVQGTPNCH, from the coding sequence ATGTTATTTTCAGCTTTCTTTTTGGGACTCATCACTAGTCTGCATTGTGTCGGAATGTGCGGTCCAATTGCTATGATGCTTCCGGTAGATCATCAAAATGAAGCTAAGAAAGTAACACAGATTATTACCTATCATTTGGGCCGTTTGATGGCTTATTCTACAATTGGGTTAATCTTCGGATTGCTGGGACGCGGTTTCTTTTTAGCCGGGATGCAGCAAAAAATGTCAATATTTATTGGTATTGCCATGATTCTTATTGTCTTAATTCCGGAGAAAGTTTTTGCCCAATACAATTTTTCAAAACCAGTTTACAGAATTATATCAAAAATAAAATCTAATTTGGGAAGCCAGTTTAAAAAGAAAAGCTATAAATCTCTTTTTACAATTGGCTTGCTAAACGGATTTCTTCCGTGCGGAATGGTGTATGTTGCTTTATTTGGAGCTATTGCCATGCAGAGTGCCGGATTTGGTATTTTGTATATGCTGCTTTACGGATTAGGAACAATTCCGTTAATGACTGTTGTGGTTTACATTCATTCATTATTAAAACTGCCTTTTCGAAATAAAATCCAAAAAGCAATTCCTTATGTTGCAGTAATAATTGGGATTTTGTTTATCTTAAGAGGCTTAGGTTTAGGAATTCCTTATTTATCTCCATCTAGTATGAGCTTATTTGTTCAAGGAACTCCTAACTGCCACTAA